A DNA window from Geovibrio ferrireducens contains the following coding sequences:
- a CDS encoding DUF779 domain-containing protein codes for MPDGEPAVVATLAALEAIKRLREERGSVLFFQSGGCCDGSLPMCFEEGEFMIGDNDVLLGEVGGCPFYIDFRQYEVWKHTQLILDVGEGEPEGFSIAAGENSHFITRSRVCQIRPPESGESV; via the coding sequence ATGCCTGACGGAGAACCCGCGGTTGTGGCCACGCTCGCAGCCCTTGAAGCAATAAAACGCCTTCGGGAGGAGCGCGGATCTGTTCTCTTCTTCCAGTCCGGCGGTTGCTGCGACGGCAGCCTGCCTATGTGCTTTGAAGAGGGGGAGTTTATGATCGGCGACAACGATGTCCTGTTAGGTGAGGTCGGAGGTTGTCCGTTCTATATTGACTTCCGTCAGTATGAGGTATGGAAGCATACTCAGCTTATATTAGATGTCGGGGAAGGGGAGCCGGAAGGCTTCTCTATTGCGGCGGGAGAAAACAGCCACTTTATCACAAGATCCCGCGTATGCCAAATCCGGCCTCCGGAATCCGGGGAATCAGTATAG
- the proB gene encoding glutamate 5-kinase, whose amino-acid sequence MRHLPEIETLVIKIGSNVLLGQNDGVNLEFISSLTSVLADVNKKIKNIVIVSSGAVGAGFRHLGFSSRPKNITDRQACAAIGQARLIWFYEKEFENFGKSVAQILITKDDFSNSRRCLNARYAIRRLLELGVVPIINENDTVVVDELKYFESFGDNDNLSALVAGLIGADLLLILSDVNGLYDKNPSVYPDAKLIHDVQYIDENLMSAAGESVSGVGTGGMGSKLKAAKKALNAGCHVGIINGRDTANIQRFINGELVGTYFSHTEDVYRIRKFWIAHAASVKGTISIDAGAVKAIVDMKKSLLPSGVVNVTGRFGIGDIISVADADGRELAKGKTRYSSKDMRQIMGRKSAEIFDILGYKFSDEIIHRDDLVVSAERGHG is encoded by the coding sequence ATGAGACATTTACCTGAAATAGAAACCCTCGTCATTAAAATTGGTAGCAATGTTCTCCTCGGACAGAACGATGGGGTTAACCTTGAATTCATCAGTTCTCTCACATCCGTGCTTGCCGATGTTAATAAAAAAATCAAAAATATTGTAATCGTCTCCTCCGGTGCTGTGGGTGCTGGTTTCAGGCATCTGGGCTTTTCATCCAGACCGAAAAACATCACCGACAGACAGGCGTGCGCAGCCATCGGTCAGGCGCGCCTCATATGGTTTTATGAGAAAGAGTTTGAGAACTTCGGCAAGAGTGTTGCGCAGATTCTGATCACTAAGGATGATTTTTCAAACAGCCGCAGATGCCTCAATGCGCGTTATGCGATCCGCCGCCTGCTTGAATTAGGTGTTGTGCCGATCATAAACGAAAACGACACCGTAGTCGTGGACGAGCTTAAATATTTTGAATCCTTCGGGGATAACGATAACCTATCGGCTCTGGTTGCCGGTCTGATAGGGGCGGATCTTCTGCTTATTCTCTCTGATGTTAACGGACTTTACGATAAAAATCCTTCGGTTTATCCCGATGCGAAGCTGATACACGATGTTCAGTATATTGACGAAAACCTCATGAGCGCCGCAGGCGAATCCGTCAGCGGTGTGGGCACAGGCGGCATGGGCTCCAAGCTCAAGGCTGCTAAAAAGGCGCTGAACGCAGGATGCCACGTGGGGATAATAAACGGACGGGACACGGCAAACATTCAGAGATTCATCAACGGCGAGCTTGTGGGAACCTATTTCTCCCACACGGAAGATGTTTACCGCATAAGGAAATTCTGGATCGCCCACGCAGCCAGTGTCAAAGGCACTATTTCCATTGACGCGGGCGCTGTTAAGGCTATAGTGGATATGAAAAAGTCTCTGCTTCCCTCCGGCGTGGTGAATGTCACGGGGCGTTTCGGTATAGGCGATATAATCTCCGTTGCCGATGCGGACGGGCGGGAACTGGCAAAGGGAAAAACCCGCTATTCCAGCAAGGATATGCGCCAGATCATGGGCAGAAAATCCGCAGAGATTTTTGACATACTCGGTTATAAATTCTCCGATGAAATAATCCACAGGGACGACCTTGTGGTATCTGCGGAGAGGGGGCACGGATGA